Part of the Lynx canadensis isolate LIC74 chromosome E3, mLynCan4.pri.v2, whole genome shotgun sequence genome is shown below.
ccccccacccgcccccagtGAGTTCCCCGAGGCCCAGAGCCTCCACGTGTCCCTGCTGGGTGTCAACTGCCCTCTCGGGCCGGGTCTCTTCTCCTACCTGGGACCCTCCTTGGCCGCTGCGGCCCACATGCCCTTTCTGGCCTCGGCCAGCCCCCTGCTGCCGCCGGCCTCCGCTTTCCCTTCCCCACAAGCCCCCGAGCGCCCTGCCCTGGTCCCCCGCCTATACTACCCCCTGCTCCTGGAGCATACCCTGGGGCTGCCAGCAGGCAAGGCTGCCCCCGCCAAGCCCCCAGCAGCCCCAAAGGGGCCCCCTGGGGCTCTGGCCCCGGGGCTGCTGAAAGCGCCGGCGCCTGGGCTGGGCAGGCCCTGGCCCCGAGGAGGAGCCCCTAGGGACTCAGGGCCGGAGGGGGAGCTGGAGCCGGCTGCCCAGAGTGACCCCAAGAGGAGGCTGCCCCTGGGAAGCAGTCTGGAGCCCCTGAGGGCCCCCTGTAGCGTGGTGAAGTTTGGTTCCCAGAGCAGGTAGGTGTCAGGGGCCCCTGGCCATGGGGGTTGGGAGCGGTGGGAGGCGAGCTGGCCAGGATGGCTGGGCCCCCTTCTGAGCTTAGTTGCCGGGAATGTGGGCTTCGGGCGACAGAGGGGAAACCAAGGCCACAGAGCCGGCCTCTCTTTCCTTCAGGGGTCTCAAGGCCCTCAGCCAGGCTGAAagcggttgggggggggggacccaggggGAGCGTGGGGCAGGGACTGGGCACACTGAGGGGCACGGTGCAGCCTCTTGACCGGCTTCTACCCCCTAGCTTGCAGACTGGCCCCTCCGCGATGCTCTGGCCTGAGGACAAGGAGCCCAGCAACCCTGAGCCCCCAGGCCCCATGGCCCTCCTGCCCCGGCAGCCCCTGGACCTAGTGCCAGGTGGCCCCGGGCACGTGGGTGAGGACCTCACCCGGGCCCTGGGTGACTATGCCAGGGTGGAGCAGCGCCTGGGGCAGTTGGCACCTGCCGGGGGCCTGGCCCCTCGGCCTCTGCGGGAGCAGCTGGGCAAGATTCGCCAGGAGCTGCTCACCATCCACCAGGCCCTGGAGCGGGCTGTTCGGCCGCCGGACGCACCCCTCGACCTCTCTGTGAAACGGGTGCCCACCAAGGGGCTCAAGGGGCCTGTGGGGCCCTGGGGGCAGCGGGAGCTGGGCCCCACGCTCGCCCAGGGGGCCCCCGAGCCACCCAGCGTGCTGGGCCCTGCACCAGCTGAGCCTTTCTCTGGCCACACCACCAAGTGCGAGGCTGACTCCAGTGTCCCACCCCCGGGCCTCCCCCTTCAGGCCCCGGAGGACCCTGTCATTCCTGGTAGCGGTTGGGGTGCCCGAGGTGGGCCTGTGGGCTCCTGGCCCCCTGAGGCTGTCCCTAGCATTCAGAGCCCCCCTGGTGCGGAGGTCTGACCACAGCTTCTGTGTTAGCTCTGCTCTTAACAGACAGGCACTCCTCTCCAACCCCGTGTCCGCTGCCtggccccccacctgccccagccccagaggcGTGGCCTAGAGCCTGTCCAGCATGCCTGTGGACCGACCTGCCATGGCTGTCGCCTGTCTATGAGGGCATGAGGGACAGTGGAGGGTCATAGCTACGTACCGATCACAATCGTGGACGTTAAAATAGAAACTATCTTCACACACCCTGTCTGGgcctccttcttcccctgcctCACCAGCATCACCACTGGGACACTCTCTGACATGGAAATGTCCCCGGCCTCAGCTTCTGAGGTGGCCAGTGTCCCGGGCTATCTTGCTGGGTATTTACCTTCAGGCGCTGACCTGCTTCCTGTAGGCTGGGCCCTCCCTGGGAGAGCCAGAGTCGGGAAAccgaatgggggggggggtggctttcCATCCAAGGCGGTAAAgcaagcagaggtggggaggcCCGCGTGCATGGTCTTGGGGCCAGTCAGGCCTGTGTTTCAGCACGTTGCTGGTGGACAGGAACCCCTGGGCCTGCCTCCAGCCCTCGTGTCTAGCAGGGCAGCCCTAATGTCAGATCCATGCTGGAGGCGGCCCCCTCTGTGGTTACACGGTGCACCCACATTCTGTGGCCCAGGGCTGCTTGCCCAGCGTGGCCTTTGCTGGCCCCCCGCCAGCCCCTGCAGCCACGATAGGCATCGGTGGCCTTCACAGTTCACTGCTTCCCTCCCTGCACGGCCACACTTGGCCTTTCCCacaggcgggggcagggggaagacAGGGAGGGGTGCCCGGGGGGACCCTTGGGCCCCGCTAATCACTTCTCTCCTGGGAGCTGGCCATACCTCCGTGCCCACCCAGGAGTGGCCCCAGGGAGGACGGGTCCTGCCTGTGCCTGGTTCCCCAAGCTGGGCCGGCCGGGCTGGGGCCAGTCGGAGCAGGACCTATGGCTGCCCCATTAATTGTGCCGGGCAGCAGATAGCATCGGCCGCCCACCCCACCTCGGGGCATTAAGAGGCCAAGTCCAGAGCTGGGGTGTGAGTCAGCCAGGTGGGAAGTGCGGCAAGCCACAGACAGGGGCTGACCCCCCACCTTCCAGAGGCTTCCTAGACGGGCTGCAGGGTCTGTGGGCTGAGTTGGGAGTCGTCCGGAGACCTGCCCCTCCTTGGCCCCCTGTTGGCACCCCCGTGTGCCTACTGCACCCAGATTTCTCATCACCCCCCAGGCAGACCTGAACTTAGGAGCATCGGCCCAGTTTCACAGGTGTAGAAGCAGGATCAGAGAGACGGGACCCAACCCTGCCGGTTTTGGGGGGGGCGGGATGAACACCCTGGAGGTTCCCCACCCCAGACTCTGGTGAGAGACGCATTCAGCGTGGGACGAGTGCAGCCCTTTCCCCGAAGTCCTAACCCTGCGGTCGTACCCGGGGGACAGCGCTCTAGGCTGCCTCACACGCACGTCCGCTCAGTGCCCTCTGAGCAGCAAACCCACGAATTCCATTACGGCGGGTTTGGGAGGGCTGTGCGGGCCTccctgaaggggggggggggcggggtggctgGGCTGACCGCGAGTGGCATCCAGACCaggtgggggcagtgggaagaATGTCCCAGAAGCCGGTACAAAGTCCCCGAGGCAGGAATGCGGCAGCACTGGGGCGCCTCTAGGGGTTTAGCAGCTGAGTGGCGGCTCCACAGAGCTTTCTTGGGCCACTGCTCAAACATGTTCTTGGCCAGAgtcccacctgcccctcccacctgcccatgCCAGCTCATCAAGGCGGCCCCTCCCTCAGACTCCAGTTTCTAACAACAGAGGCTGTTGCTGCCGGAGCAGGGCCCAGGGCGACTAGCCCCAGGTAGGAGACCCCCACCCAGCCTCTCTGGGTGGGAGCAGGCAGAGAGGCCCAGGAAAGGCCCCCTGCCTAATCCTTCAGGTGTCAGAAGTTTCCAGGGGCTTTGTGGGGACAATGGGCAGACCCTTGGGCTGCCCCCGGGAAGAGTCATTTTCCCTGCCTGAGGGAAGGCAGGGTTCCCTGGGCAGATGAGTTTGAGAaacaccccaccaccacctcagGACCTCCCAAGGCCCGTGAGCTCATTCGGGCCTTCACAGGCCTGTGTCTCCCAGAATTGTGTCTCAGGGGCCATGTCTGGTGAAACAGGACCCAGACACATGGCTGGCTGCTGGGCTTGCGGACTGTGCCAGCACTCGGGATCTGGTggaactgggtttgaatccagctccccacccccacgcctcagtttcctcatgtgtaaaacagGAGAACGCCAGCACGGAAGGGAGCAGGGGAATAGGGGTAGCCACTGCTTGGCCCACAGTGGGTATTTCTCTTGCAGCCCCACGCGCGGCCCAGCTGCAGGAACTCAGCTCAGAGGGGCCGAACTGTGATCTCTGCCCACCACCTCTCTTTCCTCTGGCCTCCTGGGCCTCCCCGCCCAGCTGCTCCCAAGCTGGACCCACCTGGAGACCCCACTCGCTCCCGGCAGCCCCGGCTGCTGGGACAGATCCCAGTGCcggcaggggctgtgggaggacCCCGGGGTCTGCACTGCTCCCCGGATGGCCTGCTCTTCCTGACGGCCGGGGCTGCACCCTGCGTCCACGTGATGGACCTCGAGGGACGCTCCATCTGCCACCTGCCCTGCCATCTGCCGGGGACTGGGGCCTTCGTGCCGGAGGACGTTGCTGTGACGGCCGCTGGGCTTGTGGTGGTCAGCGACCTCGTCCGTGGGGCTGTCCACGCACTTCAGCACGCCGCCCGAGCCCCCCTGGGCCGCTGGGTCACGGTGGGCACCCACCTGGCCCCCCGGGGACTGGCTGTGGATGCCGCCGGCCGCCTTCTGGTGACAGACTATGTGCTTGGGGCTGTCCACAGCTTCACACTGAGCCCCGCCTTGCAGCCACTGGCCCCAGCCTCCATGCTGGGTCTGGAGGGCCCGTGCTGGGTGGGCCCAGGGCCTGACGGGGGCCTCGCCGTGAGCGAAGAGTTTGGGGATGTGTGGCTGTTCGGCAGTGCCTGCCAGCCCCTGGGCTCCCTGGGGGTTCGGAAAGGGCATGCTTTTGGGAACCCAGCAGGCGTGTGCACCGATGTGGAGGGCAGTGTCATTGTGGCAGATGAGCAAGGGCGCCGCGTGACCCTCTTTCCTCGGGCCAGGGAGCCCGTCTGCCTGGTGTCTGAGGGGCTGGGGCGGCCCCTGGGTGTGGCCTGTGCCCCTCAGGGCCAGCTCGTGGTGGCAGACGCAGGGGACAGCTACATCAAGGTGTACCAGTACCACTCGGAGCCAGCCTGACCCGTGGACTCAGATGGGAGCAGCACCTCGCTGCATGTGGGCCCAGCCCCCAGGGCCCTGGACCACTACGGGAGGGACATTCAGGGTTGGTGGGGTCCTCCAGGGCTGCCGGCCGTGCCTTTCTGACCTGATATATTGGCTGACAGTCGCTAAGCACCtgttgtgccaggctctgggctagcCCCGTCCTCCTCTTGGAGAGGATTCAGACTTGCCACAAACCAACCACCTCTCGGCCTCCCCTACCAGGTGCACAGCCTCCAACTTTGGGTCCTCTCCACACCCCAGTTTAGTGGGCCCCCCAACTCACTGCCCCCATGGCCACTCAGGCCCTGGTCCTGCAGGCTCAGGGCCCTGGAGGCCTGAGCTTTGAGGCCAGCAGCCGAAGCCTGGAGATGATTGGTGTGTCGGGCTGGGCGCCCCAGGGTCCTAATCAGACAGAAGCAGGCAGGGAGGGTtctgctgggctgggctgggctgggctgggctggcagggGTGTGGCCTCTCACTGTCCCCCGTCCTCAGAGGCACCCCAGACGCCAAGCCTCTCGCAGCTTCTCTGGGCCTAACTGAGGTAAGGGAAAGCAGAGGAAGGACCACCCCTGAGGCGCCTAGGGGTGGCACGTGGCTGGGCTGGGAGCCTCCATACCCCTGGTCTCCTGCTCCCATGTAAGACTATGTCTCGGGCTGAACCGTCACTTTCTCCTCTGCAAGCTCTCCAAACTCATGGGTGGGGTGTGCTGGGAAGGTTCCAGACCGTGGTCAAGCCAGGAGAGCATTCCTATGAGGAGAGACTCCTGTTACTTGAGCACAATGAGCAAATGAGGCCCCAAAGGGATGGGAGATGAGGGCTTCCTCTGAATCTGGGGCCCGGCCAGGCTCCCAGTTCCAGTGAGGGGACTCATTGGGAGGGGACAGTGCCTGGTCCAGTCTGTCACCAGGACAATGCCTCTGACAAGGTCCCTTTTGTATGTACCAGCCCCTGTGAGTGGCAGGGTTATGTGGTCAATGTAAGGAAGCGTGTGCagttaagtgctcagtaaatgtaatTTGTtgctgctggtgctggtggtattgttccctggggcaggaggggccagGGACACCTCTGACAATCAAACCAGATGGCCGCAGCCTTCCTAGCCCACTTAGCCCTGGGGGAACATGGGGGCGCCCCTTTGCAGAGACCCTTTTGGAGgggccagcctggggctggggaggcagctCCTTTCgcaaccccatgcagggcttgggGGTTGCTTTTCACCCTCGGAGGGTGGTGGCCCAGTGAGGTTGGGGACCCTCAAAAGCCAGGTCCGCTGGGTCCCTCAGATGAGAAAACGGGGGATGGGGGAGGTTTGGCAGCTGTGAGAAGTTGGGGGATGGCAAGGCAGTGGTGTTGGGGACACTGCGGGTAGACTGGATGGGGTacaagagctggggaggggacatgAATGCCTTGGCGGGAGCGAGGATGCCGCATGAGGGGGACCAGGACGCCGCACGAGCCTGCCTCCGACTCCCGGGACTGGAACGTTGCGTGCGCGGAACGCTCGGGCGCGGCCGGCGGGCCGCTCGGGCGCCTTTGGGGGCCGGACCGTCGCGCGGCAACGCTGGGAGCCGGCGGAAATGGGGCTCGTGTCCCGCGGCACGGCCGcggcggggctgggggccgggggccgcGAGCGCTGTCGTCCGCTCGGGCCGGCCCGACGCGGTCCCCGACCCCATGCCGACCCCGCCGCCTGAGAGCGCGGCCCGGGGGAACAGCCGGTGAGCGTtcggcggggggaggaggggggggccGTGCGGTGTGACCTTGGggcgccgcccctccccccggggcTGTGGGCCCCGACTCCCCGGGCGCGGCGGGaccgggcgcggggcgcggggcgcgggcgaGGCGGCGGAAGGGGCCCCGGTGGctacccccagcccccgcccGGCCGGCGCGGGCCTGCCGCCGctggagcctctgtttcctcatccgtaGAGTGGGGCCCGGgaggggcggcggcggggccgcGTGGGCGCCCTTCGCGGGGAGCCTTGGCTCAGCGCGCTCACCGCGGGCCGGCCCCGGCCCTGGACCCTCCGGAAGGGCATTCAGGGTCAGCGAGCGGGCCTCGGCACCTCCAGGCGTCCCTGACTGCGGGAAGGcggcgcctggtggctcattcggtAGGGCAGGCGACttcttgttggggggggggggggaggggggcagttcaagccccacgttgggcttagagcttacttaaaaaaaaaaaaaaaaacccaaaaccagaatcGTAGATTGAGTTCTTCTGTAATGAGGGGTAGGAAGCAGTGTGTACCCCATGCAAGAAAAACAAACGAACGAactgttgttggttttttaagCACAAACTACACGGAGTAAAAGTGAATGTTCCCGGATTATGGAGGAGCAGCGGTGGGGAGGCTTGTCAGAGGACGGCTCCAGCCAGCGAGCTGTCCCTGGCCAGTCCCGTCTGCGCTTTTCCCCAGTGGCTGCTGGTGCCCAGAAGAGAAGGCAGTAGGCTTCCACCCTGTCAGGGAGACCCTGTGGGAGCAGGGCTGTCCCAGCCCCCCGAGACCTGTCACCAGACAGATCGGGAAGGGAACTCGCTGGCACTGTGAACACGAGGCCGCCCCGGGCACGCGCCCTGGCTTTGTATTCCCGTCTTGAAAGAGCAGCGCTTTGCCCAAGTtactgccctcctccctctgcacctctgcTATCGATTGcctgctctttcttctttgtctgGATGTCTGATCTGAGTAGACTTGTCTGTGTTCATCCCTCCCAGAGGCTGAGGTGGGGGTGCGGGTGGAGATTCGCCCCGTGATGTGTGAAGagttctccctctctgccccatggATAAGAACACCAGCTTCTGCCCTCTGCTCTTCGTCCTTCCACACGAGgagccttttcttccttcttaggcAAACTTTGTAGATGAAGCGTAACGCACACAAAGAAAACGCACTCACCGTTTGTGCACAACTCAGTGAAGTTTCCCGAAGTGAAAACACCTTTGTTTCAACAGATGCAGCTTTTCCTCCAG
Proteins encoded:
- the PRR35 gene encoding proline-rich protein 35 — its product is MSREAGSCRLGPGARARARKPKKPHYIPRPWGKPYNYKCFQCPFTCLEKSHLYNHMKYSLCKDSLSLLLDSPEWACRRPPAAPRPRAPTPDRPSGPTDAGGQPRGGGGGGGGGGGGGGGVRPPDAPPAPDPASPVLSLRRHVGGPKLGAEGSPAARDAPKGVGLGGLLAESWKPGPGGAPGGLAVVDAAAAGPESGVPCYPPPAPSEFPEAQSLHVSLLGVNCPLGPGLFSYLGPSLAAAAHMPFLASASPLLPPASAFPSPQAPERPALVPRLYYPLLLEHTLGLPAGKAAPAKPPAAPKGPPGALAPGLLKAPAPGLGRPWPRGGAPRDSGPEGELEPAAQSDPKRRLPLGSSLEPLRAPCSVVKFGSQSSLQTGPSAMLWPEDKEPSNPEPPGPMALLPRQPLDLVPGGPGHVGEDLTRALGDYARVEQRLGQLAPAGGLAPRPLREQLGKIRQELLTIHQALERAVRPPDAPLDLSVKRVPTKGLKGPVGPWGQRELGPTLAQGAPEPPSVLGPAPAEPFSGHTTKCEADSSVPPPGLPLQAPEDPVIPGSGWGARGGPVGSWPPEAVPSIQSPPGAEV
- the NHLRC4 gene encoding NHL-repeat-containing protein 4, with protein sequence MLGLEGPCWVGPGPDGGLAVSEEFGDVWLFGSACQPLGSLGVRKGHAFGNPAGVCTDVEGSVIVADEQGRRVTLFPRAREPVCLVSEGLGRPLGVACAPQGQLVVADAGDSYIKVYQYHSEPA